A genomic region of Choristoneura fumiferana chromosome 15, NRCan_CFum_1, whole genome shotgun sequence contains the following coding sequences:
- the LOC141435620 gene encoding uncharacterized protein isoform X2, whose translation MVGAGEVGDISLLLSPLEASEESDSSETTASYKVLRKNAANGKPLKPLSSRNIQAFFDYFQHESKPQTLLGKLGRGNIHRSMNADVDIQASEIKKPAAPKSKPKIAAKEDVSVKILNYKKVFNVNK comes from the exons ATGGTAGGTGCAGGTGAGGTCGGAGATATCTCATTG cTTCTGTCACCTTTGGAGGCATCTGAGGAGTCTG ATTCATCAGAAACAACTGCGTCATACAAAGTGCTTAGGAAAAATGCAGCAAACGGCAAACCACTTAAACCTCTCAGTAGCAGGAATATTCAAGCGTTTTTCGACTATTTCCAACATG aGTCCAAACCCCAAACGTTGCTTGGCAAGCTGGGAAGAGGGAACATACACAGGTCAATGAACGCGGACGTGGACATACAAGCCTCTGAAATCAAGAAACCAGCAGCTCCAAAATCCAAACCAAAAATAGCGGCAAAGGAAGACGTATCCGTAAAAATACTGAACTACAAGAAAGTTTTCAATGTAAATAAGTAA
- the LOC141435620 gene encoding uncharacterized protein isoform X3 produces MLLSPLEASEESDSSETTASYKVLRKNAANGKPLKPLSSRNIQAFFDYFQHESKPQTLLGKLGRGNIHRSMNADVDIQASEIKKPAAPKSKPKIAAKEDVSVKILNYKKVFNVNK; encoded by the exons ATG cTTCTGTCACCTTTGGAGGCATCTGAGGAGTCTG ATTCATCAGAAACAACTGCGTCATACAAAGTGCTTAGGAAAAATGCAGCAAACGGCAAACCACTTAAACCTCTCAGTAGCAGGAATATTCAAGCGTTTTTCGACTATTTCCAACATG aGTCCAAACCCCAAACGTTGCTTGGCAAGCTGGGAAGAGGGAACATACACAGGTCAATGAACGCGGACGTGGACATACAAGCCTCTGAAATCAAGAAACCAGCAGCTCCAAAATCCAAACCAAAAATAGCGGCAAAGGAAGACGTATCCGTAAAAATACTGAACTACAAGAAAGTTTTCAATGTAAATAAGTAA
- the LOC141435614 gene encoding fibroin light chain-like, which produces MLLFALVLLVASSAFAAPSVSVSQYGINEVAPARDSGRLVSSYLTDRSFELVDGGDTNIYILTIEQILNDLANQNDARSQAMAVSQTIAALGELATGVPGDACEAAALANAVASGNLNAIRQAVGNWVGRVQASIDLIVQLANNPNGLRYASGPRSNCAGAGREYQFEAAWDAVLNAASPYTLPLVNEEYCAAKRLYSAFNSRSNNVGAAVTAASVPQVVAVVQQALTPAANFLRAVASGGNPGQAAGVLKSALVQAASSV; this is translated from the exons ATGCTGCTTTTCGCTTTGGTATTACTCGTCGCTTCG AGCGCGTTCGCCGCTCCATCTGTGTCTGTCTCCCAATATGGAATCAACGAGGTTGCTCCAGCCCGGGACAGTGGCAGACTCGTCTCCAG CTACCTGACCGACCGTTCTTTCGAGCTCGTCGATGGTGGTGACACCAACATCTACATCCTGACCATCGAGCAAATCCTGAATGATCTTGCCAACCAAAATGACGCCCGCAGCCAAGCTATGGCCGTCTCTCAAACCATCGCTGCTCTCGGAGAGCTCGCCACCGGTGTCCCTGGTGACGCCTGCGAAGCTGCCGCG CTTGCCAACGCTGTTGCTTCCGGAAACCTCAACGCCATCCGTCAAGCTGTCGGCAACTGGGTCGGACGTGTGCAAGCAAGCATCGACCTGATCGTCCAACTTGCCAACAACCCTAACGGACTCCGTTACGCT TCGGGACCACGCAGCAACTGCGCTGGTGCCGGCAGAGAGTACCAATTCGAAGCAGCTTGGGATGCCGTCCTGAACGCTGCTAGCCCATACACTCTCCC TCTGGTCAACGAGGAGTACTGCGCCGCCAAGCGTCTGTACAGCGCTTTCAACAGCCGTAGCAACAACGTCGGAGCCGCCGTTACCGCCGCCTCAGTGCCACAAGTTGTGGCTGTCGTCCAACAGGCTCTTACCCCAGCCGCCAAC TTCCTCCGCGCCGTTGCTTCCGGTGGAAACCCAGGCCAAGCCGCCGGCGTCCTCAAATCCGCCCTCGTCCAAGCTGCTTCCAGCGTCTAA
- the LOC141435620 gene encoding uncharacterized protein isoform X1 has product MKSTIAAVLVIVLLSPLEASEESDSSETTASYKVLRKNAANGKPLKPLSSRNIQAFFDYFQHESKPQTLLGKLGRGNIHRSMNADVDIQASEIKKPAAPKSKPKIAAKEDVSVKILNYKKVFNVNK; this is encoded by the exons ATGAAATCTACGATTGCTGCCGTCCTAGTGATTGTG cTTCTGTCACCTTTGGAGGCATCTGAGGAGTCTG ATTCATCAGAAACAACTGCGTCATACAAAGTGCTTAGGAAAAATGCAGCAAACGGCAAACCACTTAAACCTCTCAGTAGCAGGAATATTCAAGCGTTTTTCGACTATTTCCAACATG aGTCCAAACCCCAAACGTTGCTTGGCAAGCTGGGAAGAGGGAACATACACAGGTCAATGAACGCGGACGTGGACATACAAGCCTCTGAAATCAAGAAACCAGCAGCTCCAAAATCCAAACCAAAAATAGCGGCAAAGGAAGACGTATCCGTAAAAATACTGAACTACAAGAAAGTTTTCAATGTAAATAAGTAA